GTCAGATGAAAACAAAGTTGATAGGGTTGTACCATACCTGGTCGCTtcctttgatgatgaatttcCCAATGTTCAAGCAACCGCTATCCAAGCTCTCGCCCAAGTACTCTTTATGACCGAGAATATCAATCCCATCAACGAAAATCTCTTCGTTGACTACCTATTGCCTCGGATCAAGAAGACTCTATTACAAAGTAAGCAGAACAGCTATGTTCGAATGGTTATCGCTAATTGCCTAGGAAATTTGGTGACTGTGGCCATACGTTTTCAAGAGGTTGCGTATCTCAGTAGTTCTCTTAATCCGGCTGAAGCTGTAACAAAAGGGATGGATAGCCTAGAAATTACCAGTAAGCACAACAGGCGACTTTTACAACAAGTGGAGGCTCTCGCCGTTACGCTTCTCATAGACAGTGACACATGCGTAAAGATGGCTCTTCTAAATAACATTTTGGTTCTGTGCAAGTTTTTTGGTCGAGAGAGAACTAACGATGTTGTTTTGAGCCATTTGATTACCTATTTGAACGATAAAGATCCGTCTTTGCGTATTAAGCTGGTTCAGACGATAGCGGGTATCGCAGTGCTTTTGGGTCCAATAACGCTGGAGCAGTACATTCTTCCGCTATTGACACAAACAATAAATGACTCTGAGGAGCTCGTTGTTGTCAGCGTGCTCCAAAGCTTGAAAAACTTGTGCAGAACTGGGttgattcaaaagaagttcTTCTATGACATCTGCACAAGTGTCAATTCTCTCATATTGCATCCCAACGTTTGGATAAGACAGTTTTCTATGCTATTGATCGTTGAGATCTCCAATAATCTCTCTAAAGCAGAAGTTTATTGCGTTTTGTATCCCATCGTGCGGCCCTTCTTTGAGTTTGATGTCGAATTTACGCATGATCTGATGCTTTCAAGTTGCAAACAGCCAGTGTCAAGGACCGTTTACAATCTACTCTGTAGTTGGTCCTTGAGAGCATCAAAATCCTTATTTTGGCAGCAAGTCCCAAGCAATCATGTCGATGCGTTTGGTAACAGTAATATCACCCTCATCACCAAAAATTATTCCAAAAAGAACTATGGTTTTGGTGGTCTTAGCGCATCAAAGGCTGTCGTTTTGTCTCCTAATAATGAAGAGATTCCACTGACCATCGAAGATAAAAATTGGATCGATAAGTTCAAAAGTGTCGGTCTGGCAGAAGGTGATTTATGGAAATTAGCTGCTCTACGGGGTTATATTCTGAGAACGGCAAAGTTgatatcaaggaagaatGAAATTATGATGAGTGAGGAGAATGACAATGCTAAGAGCTACGGACAATCTACCATATCACTTCCGAATGTCATGCCAAAAAACGTATTCTTTGACATTGACTTTAGTAATGAACCAGACAAGAACCAAATAATGAACACAGACAGCGTAAGAACCAGTTCCAAAGGAAAGCTACAAGGACACTTAAATTCTCTTCCAAGTGTGAAAGACATGAATGGCTCTTTGCTGTTCACTACTAAAGCAGCTGCCACAACAACCCCCAACTTGGAGAATATTTATGTTCACTTGGACTTTTCAACCCAGCACAAAAATACGCCAACAAAAGTATCAATGGATAATAACGACGGAGCCAAGTTCACAGTGAACAATAGTTACGAGGGTGATGTCTCCACTATCAAAACtttccttcatcaaatcaaaattcTTCCCCCAATGCGAGAATATAAAGAATTTGGTCCAACCATAAGTGATACTCAACACACAAAAATCACACATAGTCCTCGGGGTACATTAGTAACCGCACttaatgaaaattatcCTGTCGCTGTGACGGGTATGGCAGTTTCAAGCGGACCTGTTCCCTACATGGTTACTGGATCTGTTCAGGGACagttgaaactttggaacATAGCGGAAATAGCCTCTGGAGAGATATACTCGTCGTCCTTAAACTATGATCTCTCATCAACGATAACAAGCATCACGATGTTGGATGGATATGATGCGTTTTGCGTTTCCACCAAAGACGGTAGAATATCTGTGTTAAGATCCTTgtatcaatttgatgataatCAGTTAGTATTTACCGCTCTCCAACCAGTCAGAAAGATCAGAATTAAacagtcttcaaagagGGAAACATTTGCTACCTGCCTAAAGTCAGTGGTCACAGAAAACACTTCGATATTAGTGGCATTGACGAACACTTCTGACGTCATAATTTATGATATTAGAACCATGGATCTCCtgcaaaaaattgaaagtcCTCCTAGCCATGGAGCCGTTACGAGCTTCTGTGTAAGTGAGAAGGGCTCTGTGCTGATCATAGGGACGACTAAGGGTGTAATCGACGTTTGGGATCTGAGATTCCACGTCCTCATATCAACCTGGACATTCGGGGACCATACTCCAATCAGTCATTTAGAAGAGTGTGAGGCCCTCGGCAAAAACGTGATTGCAGTTGTAGGAGGCTTTTCGGGCGCTACTTTGTCTATCTGGAATTACTGCAAGATTCGATGCCAACAAGCGCTTATCAATTCAGATGAACAGCCCTCCATAGAGAATTTCATTCCTCATAAGAAACTGCAAGATCAACAAAAATTTGGCGAAGTAAGTACTTCAGAAACGATTAGATCTATCTACATCATCGGAGAGAAAGTCTTTTTGTCGAGCGAGGAGACTAATGATCTCTTCATGTTAaatgtgaaaaatttagCGTCCTCATCGGTATTAATTGGACCTAATAGCAGGTCGAGTTCCGTTGTTCCTATTCAGGTGACAGCAAATCTAACCTATTTGCTCCTAAGACGCGGTCCCAGTTCATTGGGATCAAATGACACAGAACATTGTAATGACAGTGTCAACTGCATCGCTTCAATAAATGTCGATAATGCTGCTTTACTCATCACATCGGATAATTCCGGAACCATTGGTGTCTTTAGTTAGCGATGTCGGTACTGGATCCTCTACGTGGAAAATGATGCTCTTGTTTGGAAACTTGTTTAAGTCCTATACAAAATAGTTTTACTCAAATTTAGGTGATTCAAGAGTTTTAGATAGCTTCAGCTGGCTTATTGTGGCTAAATGGATCGGTTAAAACCACTCAAGGGTCGGTCCCGAGGGCTTTCGGTCAACAGTATATCAGATGCCCAGCAGCAGGCAATGAACAGCTCGCTGGACAACTTGCAAGGTGATCTTAGTCGGGTTGAAACACAATGGAATAGAATCTTGACGGAATATTCCAATCCATTAGAGCTGGCTTTATCATTTCTGGACGATACATCGGTTGGACTGGGGCATAGATATGTCGATTttaagcaattgaagacaCGTATTGGGTTCGATCTACAGGAGGCTGTCAACGAGCATTTTCAAGTGTTGAACACTAATGTAGCTTCGTACAGCATTGCTGTTAATGCAATCACATCTGCGCAGGATAACATTCACCAATTAAAAGAGCGGGCAATTCAATCCACCAGTAACATAACGATGCCGAAGGGATCTCTAAAGgagctcaatgatgatgcGATGAAACAAAATGAGATGATCGGTATACTTAGCGCAGTTGAGGAACTAATTCAATTACCTGAAAAAGTGGAAGAGCTTATTAGAAGTGCGGATTACAAGAATGCTCAAATATTACTCGCTCGGGGGTTTCTCTCTGCAACGAGTCATGATCTTTGGGCCCTCGAATCATTGCAAATTTTGAAACAACAACTTGAATTACAAGAGCAtgttcttttcaataatctaattgaagaattgcaCGATATAATATACTCTAAGAAAGGTACCTTCATCTCTATGAGGGGCATCCTCAAAGACATAAGCTCAAGCCAGGAAGGATTCAGCAGTTTAGAGAATTATCTTTACAATGTTTCTAATGTGGATCTATCAAAGGACATTTTAAGCGTCAACGCAAAATTATcccaattcttgaaaaatgtcCAAAAGCCGGCCTTTACTTCCACACTAGTCCAATCTATGTCAATCTCAGAAAACGAATTTGAGCGCTTATTTTTCCTTTTATCAATTATCAACGATCTTAATAAGCTTCCAACGGCTCTGAGTATATTGGCGAATagagcaaaagaagaattacaCAAtattatcttgaaatccACAGAAGAAGTGCGGGTGAACCATCCATCACTTCTGAAGATTGCAGGAAGTGTCAACGTTGATGACGATTTTGGAATACCAGTGAAGGATGTTTTATCTGTGGTAATGCGGGAGTGCTTTTGGAAAATCTTTGCCAAGTTTTTGGTGGCAGCTCAGGGACACCGTGTTGTCTTCGATACTGTCAAAAAATTGTTCCCCTCTGCATCACGCTCTAATATGTATAAATTTGAGTCGGTATGGACCAAATTGTTGGATGAGATAGAGGTTTTGCTTTCCAGATACCTGGAGAACTCGGACATCATAGTAGCGGACGGTACTCGACATAGAAGCGGTAGTGCAGTTTCCatgccaaagaagaaagaatcgCCGCTTTTCACTTTGCAGCATAACATAGAGGATAGTTCGACTGCGAAACAGCATGCCAATGAATTAATGGCTCTGCTGAAAGACATTTTCCCTGGGATCACCATTACAGCTAGTACAGAGCTGGAAACGATATatgttgaggaagaatcttttgaacaGGAAGAACCTTTGGTATCTGCATCTATTTTCAACATGAAAATTTTACTTGAACCTTACCTACTCTTCTGCCAGGCG
The window above is part of the Torulaspora delbrueckii CBS 1146 chromosome 3, complete genome genome. Proteins encoded here:
- the VPS15 gene encoding ubiquitin-binding serine/threonine protein kinase VPS15 (similar to Saccharomyces cerevisiae VPS15 (YBR097W); ancestral locus Anc_3.339) translates to MGAQLSLSAQTSPSIAIFSYVDVLDEVHYLSQLNSSGFLKTCRALDPNGKIIIKVFIKPSEEYDLKEIKRLIDAEASSLATLPTALNYSKVVESSRAGYLIRQHLKSNLYDRLSYRPYLSEIEMKFMVFQLLQALKDVHDLNITHGDIKTENILVLSWDWLVLTDFSSNIKPTYLPEDNPGEFSFYFDTSKRRTCYLATERFDTKLHEKTRGSSGKTTKEMDIFSLGCCIAEIYAEGRPLFNLSQLFKYKNNDYDVVSYLMEEIGNESLKNMIMDMINIIPKKRLSCRQLLEKYRGSFFPEYFYTFTYEYFRTLATMGTSVPITGSICANTILEDQVNVIDECCRKLYDDFGKICQELKYRLNLRQSDSSNESDNNENYVKNSIKLSNLGELELKSNDSNEQAVREECALLFISFLSHGLRSLTSSDTKLRCLELLVAFAQYVSDENKVDRVVPYLVASFDDEFPNVQATAIQALAQVLFMTENINPINENLFVDYLLPRIKKTLLQSKQNSYVRMVIANCLGNLVTVAIRFQEVAYLSSSLNPAEAVTKGMDSLEITSKHNRRLLQQVEALAVTLLIDSDTCVKMALLNNILVLCKFFGRERTNDVVLSHLITYLNDKDPSLRIKLVQTIAGIAVLLGPITLEQYILPLLTQTINDSEELVVVSVLQSLKNLCRTGLIQKKFFYDICTSVNSLILHPNVWIRQFSMLLIVEISNNLSKAEVYCVLYPIVRPFFEFDVEFTHDLMLSSCKQPVSRTVYNLLCSWSLRASKSLFWQQVPSNHVDAFGNSNITLITKNYSKKNYGFGGLSASKAVVLSPNNEEIPLTIEDKNWIDKFKSVGLAEGDLWKLAALRGYILRTAKLISRKNEIMMSEENDNAKSYGQSTISLPNVMPKNVFFDIDFSNEPDKNQIMNTDSVRTSSKGKLQGHLNSLPSVKDMNGSLLFTTKAAATTTPNLENIYVHLDFSTQHKNTPTKVSMDNNDGAKFTVNNSYEGDVSTIKTFLHQIKILPPMREYKEFGPTISDTQHTKITHSPRGTLVTALNENYPVAVTGMAVSSGPVPYMVTGSVQGQLKLWNIAEIASGEIYSSSLNYDLSSTITSITMLDGYDAFCVSTKDGRISVLRSLYQFDDNQLVFTALQPVRKIRIKQSSKRETFATCLKSVVTENTSILVALTNTSDVIIYDIRTMDLLQKIESPPSHGAVTSFCVSEKGSVLIIGTTKGVIDVWDLRFHVLISTWTFGDHTPISHLEECEALGKNVIAVVGGFSGATLSIWNYCKIRCQQALINSDEQPSIENFIPHKKLQDQQKFGEVSTSETIRSIYIIGEKVFLSSEETNDLFMLNVKNLASSSVLIGPNSRSSSVVPIQVTANLTYLLLRRGPSSLGSNDTEHCNDSVNCIASINVDNAALLITSDNSGTIGVFS
- the SEC8 gene encoding exocyst subunit SEC8 (similar to Saccharomyces cerevisiae SEC8 (YPR055W); ancestral locus Anc_3.340); amino-acid sequence: MDRLKPLKGRSRGLSVNSISDAQQQAMNSSLDNLQGDLSRVETQWNRILTEYSNPLELALSFLDDTSVGLGHRYVDFKQLKTRIGFDLQEAVNEHFQVLNTNVASYSIAVNAITSAQDNIHQLKERAIQSTSNITMPKGSLKELNDDAMKQNEMIGILSAVEELIQLPEKVEELIRSADYKNAQILLARGFLSATSHDLWALESLQILKQQLELQEHVLFNNLIEELHDIIYSKKGTFISMRGILKDISSSQEGFSSLENYLYNVSNVDLSKDILSVNAKLSQFLKNVQKPAFTSTLVQSMSISENEFERLFFLLSIINDLNKLPTALSILANRAKEELHNIILKSTEEVRVNHPSLLKIAGSVNVDDDFGIPVKDVLSVVMRECFWKIFAKFLVAAQGHRVVFDTVKKLFPSASRSNMYKFESVWTKLLDEIEVLLSRYLENSDIIVADGTRHRSGSAVSMPKKKESPLFTLQHNIEDSSTAKQHANELMALLKDIFPGITITASTELETIYVEEESFEQEEPLVSASIFNMKILLEPYLLFCQATSDIIPSELQKNNISSMKFFKTFMNDRYFPSLEMTFSYFFEKKVESNNPYALENLESNKYVFKAAADFRLLLSKLLYVLNTTHRFREKIFNAVVELLHRFYMYYFNLFEGLFSTSASTVQQRIISVWLADQDIMETESQILKGAEGSAAKESELLMKHCSAFSSKERGLRREDILNTVTVDAVIHFLGTVCWILSWLPGLRKVINTSNQQPDDMNVEKLRTDWCIFELNDSAALEQLNNLKIMMNSEVAGKFDEIVNGFSSLQIKLYSAIRFDTKARCIYHISKIFNTADAWSTDVASIELDEHISSLITELKTIENKIRQQLSEDSTDKVFTGIDSIVDWTFINGMDSIPVMNGNGVKRMLKNIKVIQNACQNFVSETSMIDMSQILKLYSLCGSTESDLFQQIQEGNLNHCSKDILKTVLRLQFSEELQRQIRRTSGSSRRVNSMPLNKRYNDALKRLGAP